One segment of Rhodothermus sp. DNA contains the following:
- a CDS encoding DUF72 domain-containing protein yields the protein MTPTTFEERLARIEAFDLRSVHPNLRLGTASDRYAGWIGQIYPEHYRRTIKARTRRLEGRTFEERMLPIASVRDYFKHFDVLELDFTFYRPLREADGRPTSSLFTLHQYATHAPASARFLLKAPQQFFAATLRRSRGDRVLYETNPHYLNAEACRHQFIKPARDVLGDRLLGVIFEQEYRRVDDSPDPEANIAALDAFFDALNGEVQAHLELRSSHLLTPAYFDWLDRRGLGFVFSHWTWLPPLRRQWRLCGERFTAADRNAVVRLLTPLQMTYAEAYVRAYPFDRPVPELAGTRQARDMVLDATALVFRAAMEGVTVNVIANNRAWGNAPDLARTIARRVLEEVRRRQML from the coding sequence ATGACGCCGACAACCTTCGAGGAACGACTGGCCCGCATCGAAGCCTTCGACCTGCGCAGCGTACACCCGAACCTACGGCTGGGTACGGCCAGCGATCGCTATGCAGGCTGGATCGGTCAGATCTATCCGGAGCATTACCGCCGCACGATCAAAGCAAGGACACGCCGCCTTGAAGGCCGCACCTTCGAGGAGCGCATGCTGCCCATCGCTTCAGTGCGTGATTACTTCAAGCACTTCGACGTGCTGGAGCTGGATTTTACCTTTTACCGCCCCCTGCGTGAGGCAGACGGCCGACCGACAAGCTCGCTCTTTACGCTGCACCAGTACGCCACGCATGCCCCGGCAAGCGCTCGTTTTCTGCTCAAGGCACCGCAGCAGTTTTTCGCGGCCACGTTACGTCGCAGCCGGGGCGACCGCGTCCTCTACGAAACCAATCCCCACTATTTGAATGCCGAAGCCTGCCGTCACCAGTTTATCAAGCCAGCCCGCGACGTGCTGGGCGATCGCCTGCTGGGCGTGATCTTCGAGCAGGAATACCGCCGCGTTGACGACAGCCCCGATCCAGAGGCCAACATTGCGGCACTGGATGCCTTCTTCGACGCACTGAACGGGGAGGTACAGGCTCACCTGGAGCTACGCTCGAGCCACCTGCTCACACCGGCTTACTTCGACTGGCTGGACCGACGCGGCCTGGGGTTCGTCTTCAGCCACTGGACCTGGCTACCCCCACTACGTCGGCAGTGGCGGCTCTGCGGCGAGCGCTTTACGGCTGCCGATCGGAATGCCGTGGTGCGTCTGCTCACCCCACTGCAGATGACCTATGCCGAGGCATACGTCCGCGCGTACCCTTTCGACCGCCCCGTACCCGAGTTGGCCGGCACCCGTCAGGCCCGGGACATGGTGCTCGATGCTACCGCGCTTGTGTTTCGTGCGGCTATGGAGGGCGTGACTGTGAATGTGATTGCGAACAACCGGGCCTGGGGCAA
- the ribH gene encoding 6,7-dimethyl-8-ribityllumazine synthase: MPTYLEGHYRIERAQVAIVVSRFNHFITERLLEGALDTLQRQGVDLDRVTVVRCPGAFEMPLVARKLARSGRYDAIICLGAVIRGATSHFEYVAGSAAQGLARTMLDTEVPIIFGVL; this comes from the coding sequence ATGCCGACGTACCTCGAAGGACACTATCGGATAGAGCGGGCCCAGGTGGCCATTGTGGTCAGCCGCTTCAACCATTTTATCACAGAACGCCTGCTCGAAGGAGCCCTCGATACGCTGCAACGTCAGGGGGTTGATCTGGACCGGGTCACCGTGGTGCGCTGTCCCGGTGCTTTCGAGATGCCGCTGGTCGCCCGCAAGCTGGCCCGTTCGGGTCGCTATGACGCGATTATCTGCCTGGGAGCGGTTATTCGAGGGGCGACCAGTCATTTTGAGTATGTGGCTGGCAGTGCTGCCCAGGGACTGGCACGCACGATGCTTGATACGGAAGTACCGATCATCTTCGGCGTGCT
- a CDS encoding lysylphosphatidylglycerol synthase transmembrane domain-containing protein, translated as MSLPSQSPSLNGRASSPWRARLLGSVALSLVVVAVVTYFTFDWQAFVEALHEVNPLLLILGLGTVGLRVLFGAWRLHYVSHRHLTFRAAVRCQLVWDFSSNVTPSAIGGGPFAALFIARDQRLPVGETTAILLFAILLDQLFFAFSIVVILAALPFLPALPSALGTIGSGTFLLYLGLALSWVAFFAYTTFFRPELLERLARRILRFRRLRRFRARVIQELFSLKERTQLIRSQPLDFFLKGFLLTSAAWISRHLLLVFLVWSVYPEADAVLVFMRTLAMTLGSVVLPTPGGAGGVEGLYVLFIGPLMPRHFVAPTLLLWRLLSYYLFIAFGLLLTGHHMQQRLRRRRQQRPTPEPAEKP; from the coding sequence ATGTCGCTCCCCTCACAGTCTCCTTCCCTGAACGGCCGGGCGTCTTCGCCCTGGCGGGCCCGTCTGCTGGGTTCGGTAGCGCTGAGCCTGGTAGTGGTCGCGGTGGTTACCTACTTCACATTCGACTGGCAGGCCTTCGTCGAAGCCCTGCACGAAGTCAATCCGTTGCTGCTCATACTTGGTCTCGGAACGGTAGGGCTGCGCGTGCTCTTCGGCGCCTGGCGTCTGCATTACGTCTCACACCGCCATCTGACGTTTCGCGCAGCGGTCCGCTGCCAGCTCGTGTGGGATTTTTCTTCGAACGTGACCCCTTCAGCCATCGGAGGCGGCCCGTTTGCTGCGCTGTTCATTGCCCGGGACCAGCGTCTGCCAGTCGGTGAGACCACCGCCATTTTGCTGTTTGCTATCTTACTGGACCAGCTTTTCTTTGCCTTTTCCATCGTGGTGATTCTGGCTGCGCTGCCCTTTCTACCCGCCCTGCCCTCTGCACTGGGAACGATAGGCAGCGGCACGTTTTTGCTCTACCTGGGACTGGCCCTGAGCTGGGTGGCGTTCTTTGCCTACACCACCTTTTTCCGTCCTGAACTGCTCGAACGCCTGGCGCGGCGCATCCTGCGCTTTCGGCGACTGCGGCGATTTCGCGCTCGCGTCATTCAGGAGCTGTTCAGCCTGAAGGAGCGCACCCAGCTCATCCGCTCCCAGCCTCTCGACTTCTTCCTGAAAGGCTTTCTGCTCACTTCGGCAGCCTGGATCAGCCGACATTTGCTGCTGGTTTTTCTGGTCTGGAGCGTCTATCCCGAAGCGGATGCCGTGCTCGTTTTTATGCGTACGCTGGCCATGACGCTGGGATCGGTCGTCCTACCCACGCCGGGGGGCGCCGGAGGTGTTGAAGGGCTTTACGTCTTGTTTATTGGTCCGCTGATGCCCCGCCACTTTGTGGCTCCTACCCTGTTGCTCTGGCGCCTGCTCAGCTACTATCTGTTTATCGCGTTCGGTCTGTTGCTGACCGGGCACCATATGCAGCAGCGCCTGCGGCGTCGCCGGCAGCAGCGTCCGACGCCCGAACCTGCCGAAAAGCCATGA
- a CDS encoding PHP domain-containing protein, whose protein sequence is MFDLRRADLHLHTCCSDGRLTPAELIDRAHEAGLYCVAITDHDTIAGLAEAEQAAARRGMVVVPGVELSVQVDDEEVHLLGYFFDPAHPALNEALKAYQEARVQRFEAMLARLQKAGVSLAADQVRTTVGRGVPGRPHVAQALVAAGYATSYTEAFQRYLLPDGPGYVPKPAWTAAEAVAILHEAGGIAVLAHPGAHLRDQVFRALLEAGLDGIEVMHPSHSYYLVQHYRQVARDFGLLETGGSDYHGHRAHDDTLLGTYTIPYPRVERLHQTLRVRSV, encoded by the coding sequence ATGTTCGACCTGCGGCGCGCCGACCTGCACCTGCATACGTGCTGCTCGGATGGCCGCCTGACGCCGGCTGAGCTGATAGACCGGGCCCATGAGGCCGGTCTTTACTGCGTGGCCATTACGGATCACGATACGATTGCGGGGCTGGCCGAGGCAGAGCAGGCGGCGGCCCGTCGGGGTATGGTCGTGGTTCCCGGTGTAGAGCTGAGCGTGCAGGTGGATGATGAAGAGGTACACCTGCTGGGCTACTTTTTCGATCCGGCCCATCCAGCGCTGAACGAAGCCCTGAAAGCTTACCAGGAGGCCCGGGTGCAGCGATTCGAAGCGATGCTGGCGCGCCTGCAGAAAGCCGGGGTGTCTCTCGCAGCAGACCAGGTGCGGACAACAGTGGGCCGCGGCGTGCCGGGACGACCGCACGTAGCGCAGGCGCTGGTGGCGGCCGGCTATGCTACCAGCTATACCGAGGCATTTCAACGCTACCTGCTGCCCGACGGCCCGGGCTATGTGCCCAAGCCGGCCTGGACCGCTGCCGAAGCCGTTGCCATCCTGCACGAAGCCGGCGGCATTGCTGTGCTGGCCCATCCCGGCGCGCACCTGCGCGACCAGGTCTTTCGAGCGCTGCTCGAAGCGGGCCTTGACGGCATCGAGGTGATGCATCCTTCCCATAGCTACTATCTTGTACAACACTACCGGCAGGTAGCTCGCGACTTTGGCTTGCTGGAAACAGGCGGATCGGATTATCATGGACACCGCGCCCACGATGACACACTGCTCGGTACGTACACAATCCCGTATCCGCGGGTGGAACGATTGCACCAGACGCTTCGCGTTCGCTCAGTATAG
- a CDS encoding HIT domain-containing protein: MKQLWSPWRSQHIERVVEQPLSQPGAPSLFVRLAAEGRDDENLILWRGTHVFVIMNLYPYNNGHLMIVPYRQVADYEALTPEEQCEMAQTVARCIRWLKYALKPDGFNVGMNLGKVAGAGIPDHVHLHVVPRWEGDTNFMPTLAETKVIPEALRDTYRKLRAAIEALESDHEAPATTS; this comes from the coding sequence ATGAAGCAACTGTGGAGTCCCTGGCGCTCGCAGCATATCGAGCGGGTTGTGGAGCAGCCGCTCAGTCAGCCCGGTGCGCCTTCGCTGTTCGTGCGTCTGGCCGCTGAAGGACGTGACGACGAGAACCTCATCCTCTGGCGTGGTACTCATGTTTTTGTTATCATGAATTTATATCCTTACAATAACGGTCACCTGATGATTGTCCCCTACCGACAGGTGGCCGACTATGAAGCCCTGACCCCTGAAGAACAGTGCGAAATGGCGCAAACCGTAGCGCGTTGCATCCGCTGGCTCAAGTATGCGCTGAAGCCTGACGGGTTCAATGTGGGCATGAACCTTGGCAAGGTGGCCGGCGCCGGCATTCCGGACCATGTACACCTGCACGTGGTCCCCCGATGGGAAGGGGATACGAACTTCATGCCTACGCTGGCCGAAACAAAAGTCATTCCTGAAGCACTGCGCGACACCTACCGCAAGCTCCGCGCAGCTATTGAAGCGCTGGAATCCGACCACGAAGCCCCTGCCACCACCTCCTGA